One window of Flavobacterium dauae genomic DNA carries:
- a CDS encoding site-specific integrase, translated as MRTMNTFGIHFVIRVTKQQKNEMGAVFARVTVNSRKTEISLKAKVLPKNWDMAIGKAKGRNLDVIKLNNHIERVRSLITDCYHQLIQQRQQVTVEAVKSLYLGEDKEEGMTLIKLSEYHKQVETGRLAPGTLKNYTTTVSYLQRFIRKQYKKEDVYLEKLNYKFMLDFENFLHSHKPTDHQRPMNNNGVMKHLERLKKLANMAVTMDWLEKDPFSKYKLRFEKVERGHLSKEELVVLEKKNFSIERLQSVLDMFLFSCYTGLAYVDISKLSREHICKGIDGKDWLMTKREKTNTLVKVPLLPQAVQLISKYKNHPAAVANETLFPVVTNQRMNGYLKEIADICKIKKNLTFNLARHTFATTVTLSNGVPIESVSKMLGHTSIRTTQIYAKVVEHKLSEDMQNLKLKMASSQR; from the coding sequence GAAAGACTGAAATTTCCTTGAAAGCAAAGGTTTTGCCTAAAAATTGGGATATGGCTATAGGTAAAGCCAAAGGCAGAAACCTTGATGTTATTAAACTCAACAATCATATTGAACGGGTTCGTTCATTGATTACCGATTGTTATCATCAATTAATACAACAGCGACAACAGGTAACTGTGGAGGCTGTTAAGTCGCTGTATCTTGGAGAAGATAAAGAGGAAGGAATGACTTTGATAAAGCTCTCGGAATATCATAAGCAGGTTGAAACGGGAAGACTTGCTCCGGGTACATTGAAAAACTATACTACTACTGTGTCGTATCTGCAAAGGTTTATCAGAAAACAATACAAAAAGGAAGATGTTTATCTTGAAAAACTGAACTATAAGTTTATGCTGGATTTTGAAAACTTTTTGCACAGTCACAAACCTACAGACCATCAGCGACCAATGAACAATAACGGTGTAATGAAACATTTGGAACGTTTGAAAAAACTCGCCAATATGGCAGTTACAATGGATTGGTTGGAAAAAGACCCGTTTTCTAAATACAAACTACGTTTTGAAAAAGTAGAAAGAGGACATTTGTCAAAAGAGGAATTGGTTGTTCTTGAAAAGAAAAACTTTTCTATAGAACGTCTTCAATCGGTATTGGATATGTTTCTTTTTAGCTGTTATACAGGACTTGCTTATGTTGATATTTCCAAACTTTCCCGTGAACATATTTGTAAAGGTATTGACGGAAAAGACTGGCTGATGACCAAAAGAGAAAAAACAAATACTTTAGTGAAAGTTCCCTTGTTGCCACAAGCTGTCCAACTTATTTCCAAATATAAAAACCATCCTGCGGCTGTGGCGAACGAAACACTGTTTCCTGTTGTAACCAATCAGCGTATGAACGGTTACCTAAAAGAAATCGCAGATATTTGTAAGATTAAGAAAAATCTAACCTTTAATTTGGCACGGCACACTTTTGCGACAACGGTGACTTTAAGCAATGGCGTTCCAATTGAATCAGTAAGTAAAATGCTGGGACACACTTCTATAAGAACAACGCAAATCTATGCTAAAGTAGTAGAACATAAATTAAGTGAAGATATGCAGAACCTAAAACTAAAAATGGCATCTTCTCAAAGATAA